AAATTCGGGCCCCATGAGCTGTTGTTCCACAGCACCGTGATGACCGGCAGCTTGTAGCGCGCGGCGGTCTCCATGTCCCAGCCGCCGATTCCCAGTCCGCCGTCTCCGCTGATGACGACTATCTGCTGTCCGGGCCGCGCGAGCTGCGCGCCGATGCCCATTCCGACGCCGTGACCGACGGGCGCAAGCGGGCCCGCGTCAACGACCTGGCCCATGAAGCGGCAGGTGAACGCGCGGCTCATCCATCCCGAGAGGGTGAAACTGTCGATGACGGTGGTCGCGTTTTTGTCGAGCACGGTGATCAGGTCTTCGCACAGCCGCGCCGGATGAATCGGCTGATTTTTGGAGACCTTGGCGTTTTGTTCCTTGATCTGATTGTCGAAGCGCTGGCGCGTTTCCCAGACCTGCTTGACCCAGGGCGACGCCTTGTTCTTCGAGAAGTCGAGCTTGAGTTCCTTGATCCGCTTGATCATCTGTTGCAGCACGAGCTTTGGATCGCCGACCATCGGCAGATCCGCGTTCACCTGCCATCCGATTCGCGTCGGCGTGGGATCGACCTGGATGTACTTGGCCTTGTCGGTCCAGGTCGGCGGCTGCCCGAAATGCTCGCCGCTCCAGAAACGGAAGCCGATTGCGAGCACCACGTCGGCGCCGCCGGTGAACGGCTTCTTGAACGGGCCGCGAATCGCCAGCGGATGCTCTTCCGAGACCGCGCCCTGGCCGGCGCGGCGCGCGTAGATCGGGATGCTGGTCAGCTCGACGAACTCGCGCATCTCAGGCCCCGCCTGCGACCAGAACAATCCGTCGCCGCCGGCAATCAGCGGGCGCTCGGCCGCCAGCAGCATCTCGAGCGCGCGATCGATCTTGGCCGGATCGCCCGCGGAGCGGACGTCATCGACGGTAAACTCGCGCGCGCCCTTGCGCTGCCCCGACTCTTCTTCGTGGTGATAGAGAATGTTCTGCGGAATCTCGAACAAGGCGACGCCCTGCGGCGGCGAAATCGCTTCGCGGAAAGCGGAGCGCAGATCGAACTGAATCGTGGACCAGTCGGTCACGCGCTTGGTGAATTTGGAGAAACTGTCAACGACTTCGGAACCGTAGGCCTCCTGGAACGAGCCGAGATGGTCTTCGGTGTTGGGATGCTGTCCGGAGATGCAAACCACGGCGCTGTTGGTCAATCCCGCGACGCACAGCCCCGTCACCGCGTTGGTCAGGCCGCATCCCGCGGTGACCATGCATACGCCCACCTGTCCGGAGGTGCGGGCGTAGGCGTCGGCCGCATAGGCGGTGGCCTGCTCGTGGCGCATGTGGATGAGCTTGATGTCGTGGTTGCGCAACTGGCCGAGGATCGGAAACAAATGACCGCCGTTGATTGCAAAACAATACTTCACACGGTTCTCGCGCATCACGCGCGCGACTAATTCGCCGCCGTCAGCTTTCGCCATTACTGGACTCCTTCTGTCTGTGAAAATTCTCCCGCTGGTTCCGAATCCTTGCACATTTACGGCGTCGCCGAAAAGCGCGCGCGCATTGGTGACGGTTCAAGCGCAGGATTGCGCCAATGAACGGCGCATCGAGAGGGTTGATCGCCGCCGCCAAGCCTGTCAGTTTTGAGCATCGTTCGGCGGAGCCGGCTTGCGCGGGTCCGAGCACTTGGGTTGCGGGTGGTGGAGTGGCGGAAGAGCAGCCGAATGCCAATAGGCGAAGGTTAATCCCAGGATTCCACGATGCGGCGCGTTCTCGCCTCACTCATCATAATTACGGCGTTGGTTGCTGCGCGATCGACGGCGCATGCCTTCTCGCTGATAGACCCCGGCACCTGGAACTGGCCGCAGTACGACTGGAACTCGTTCAATATCAAGGATCCCAACTCGTGGCCGTTCATCCCGGTGCCCGAAGTTGCCACCGATCCCAACGGCGGAGTCACTTACGGCGTTCTGCCGGTATGGCTGTTCACCGACGACAAGAACCAGATCAGCAGCATCCTGGCCCCCGATATCAACGCCAACAGCACGCTTGGACCGGGTGGGAACTTTCGCTACCTGGGCTATCCGTCGGCGGACACGCAATGGTACACGGTCGCGGGCGCGGAGGAGATCATCGCGCGCAAGGTCGATCTCGATTACCAGACCGGGCGCGAGCATAAGCACTGGTGGTCGTTCGAAGGGCGCTTCTATTTCGAGCGCGATCCGACCGAGCGCTTCTTTGGAACGGGCAACAACTCTCGCTGGGGCAACCAGACCAACTACACGACCGAGCAGCTTTATGGCGAGGCGACATTCGGCTTGAACCTTACCGAGAAGCTGCAGGTGTCACTGATGGAGCGTCCGCGCTACGTGCGAATCCTGGCCGGTGGCTTCACCTCGCTGCCGGACATTCACACCCTGTTTCCGAAGCAGAAAGGCCTCAACGGGGGCACCGAAGTTCTCTCGCAGGCGATGATCCAATACGACTCGCGAGACTCGGTGGATATCCCGCGCTCGGGCACGCTGGGGCGGCTCTATTACGGTAATGCGGATCGCAGATTCGGCAGCTCGGTTTCGTACAACCGCTTCGGCGGGGAAGTGCGTCAGTACTATTCCGTCGGCGATCGCATCACCTTTGCCGGTCATATTTTCAACGAGTACGAGCCGGCGGGTAACGAGATGCCATTTTGGTCGCAGGCGCGCCTGGGCGGCCAGGAAAGCTTGCTCACCGATCAGGAAACGCTGCGCGGTTACGGCGCCGGCCGCTTCATCGATAACAATCTGTTCGTGATGAACGTCGAGATGCGCACTCGGGTGTGGGAGAAAAACATCTTCGGCACCCACGGGGAACTCGAAGTGGCGCCATTCGCCGAAGCGGGACGCGTCAGCCATGATATGGGCTACGACCCATTCTCGGATATGCACCCGGTGGGCGGAATCGGATTTCGCGGCATCGCGGAACCGTTCGTGGTCGGGTTCGTTGACGTCGGATGGGGCGGCGAAGGCGCCGCCATCTTTTCCGGCATCAACTATCCGTTCTAGTCGCGCGCCGATCGTTTTCTCCGGCATTCGAGGGTTGTTGCACAGTAGCGCGACTCGCTTCGCGCGCAAATCACGATTCGGCTTCGCTTCAGATGCGGCTTTCCGAACTAGACTACGACTTGCCCGAAGAATTGATCGCGCAGGCGCCGCTTGCGCGCCGCGACGAAGCGCGCCTGCTGGTGCTCGATCGCAAATCCAAATCGGTCGAGCATTCCCGCTTTTACAAACTCGTCCGTCATCTGCGCGAAGGAGACCTGCTCGTACTCAACGACACCCGCGTGCTGCCGGCCCGACTGTTCGCGCAGAAGGAATCGGGCGGCCGCGTCGAGTTGCTGATGGTGCGGCCGGCCGGCCCACTTGAAGGTCCCGCCGGCGCATGGATCGCGCTGATACGGACGCATCGCGTGCTCAAGGACAACGCGCGGCTGGTCTTGAGCGACGGTCATGCGCTGAGAATCGCCGGCTATGCGCGGCCGGGCCGCCCAATCGTCGTGGCCGAGGGCGAAAGCGGAGTTTCGATCGAACAGATACTCGAGCGCGCCGGCACGCTCGCGCTGCCGCACTATATTCATCGCAGCGCCGGTCCCGCCGATATCGACGACTACCAGACGGTGTATGCCGCGCGGCCCGGCGCGATCGCGGCGCCCACCGCGGGGCTGCATTTCACCGCCGAGGCGTTCAAGGCGCTGGCCGATGCGGGCATCCGCACCGCCACGGTGACGCTGCATATCGGTCCCGGCACTTTCGCTCCGGTGCGCGCGGTCGAGGTCGAGAGTCACACGATGGAGTCCGAGTGGTACACGATTACGCCCGCGACCCAGGCTGCCATCGAACATGCGCGGCGAATCGGCGGGCGCATAATTGCGGTTGGCACCAGCTCGACGCGCGCGCTCGAGTCGTGGGCGATCACCGGCGACGTCGAGGGTTTCACCGGGCTCTTTATTCATCCGGGCTTTCGCTTCAAGCTGACTGACGCGATGCTGACGAATTTCCATATGCCCCGAACCACGGTGCTCGCGCTGGCGATGGCGTTTGCGGGGCGCGATCATATTCTTGGGGCGTACCGCGAAGCGATTCGCCATCGCTACCGCTTTCTCAGCTACGGCGACGCGATGTTGATTCTGTGATGAGCGGGCCAATCGAATTCAGGGTTACGGCGGTGGACGGCGACGCGCGCACCGGGCGGATCGTAACCCCTCACGGCGCGGTCGCGACGCCGGCCTTCATGCCGGTCGGCACGCGCGGCGCGGTCAAGGCGATGGCGCCCGACGAGTTGCGGTCGATGGGCTACACGATGGTGCTCGCCAACGCGTACCATCTGGCGATTCGCCCGGGCGCCGGGTTGATCGGCGAGCTGGGCGGTGTAGCGCGCTTCATGGGATTTCCCGGCGCGGTGCTGACCGATTCGGGCGGGTTCCAGGCGATGAGCCTGGCGAAGATCAGTTCGATCAATGAAGAAGGCATCCGTTTTCGATCTCATCTCGACGGCGCGTCTTTGATGCTCACGCCCGAAAGCGCGATCGAGATTCAGCAACAGCTCGGCGCGGACATCATGATGGCGCTCGACGAGTGCACGCCTTACCCTGCCGAGCATCGTCGCGCGCTCATGTCGCTCGAGCTCACGGCGCGATGGGCCGAGCGCAGCCTGGCGGCGCGAATCAGCACCACGCAGGCGCTATTCGGAATTATCCAGGGCAGCATTTTCGCAGATCTGCGCAAGACCAGTGCGTCGCAGATCACCTCGATTGGGTTCGACGGATACGCGGCGGGCGGACTTTCGGTGGGCGAACCGAAGGCCGCGATGCTGGAAATGGCGGCGCTGTCGGCGTCGATGATGCCGGCGGGCAAGCCGCGCTACCTGATGGGGGTGGGTACGCCGGCGGATTTGCTCGCGGCGATCGCGATGGGCTTCGACCTGTTCGACTGCGTGCTGCCCACGCGAAACGCGCGCAACGGGTGCGCCTTCACCAGCCAGGGGCGCATCTCGATCAAGCAGGCCGCGCATGCGCGCGACTCGATGCCGCTGGATCCGGCCTGCGAGTGCCGCCCGTGCCGGACCCATTCAC
This portion of the Candidatus Binatus sp. genome encodes:
- a CDS encoding thiamine pyrophosphate-binding protein yields the protein MAKADGGELVARVMRENRVKYCFAINGGHLFPILGQLRNHDIKLIHMRHEQATAYAADAYARTSGQVGVCMVTAGCGLTNAVTGLCVAGLTNSAVVCISGQHPNTEDHLGSFQEAYGSEVVDSFSKFTKRVTDWSTIQFDLRSAFREAISPPQGVALFEIPQNILYHHEEESGQRKGAREFTVDDVRSAGDPAKIDRALEMLLAAERPLIAGGDGLFWSQAGPEMREFVELTSIPIYARRAGQGAVSEEHPLAIRGPFKKPFTGGADVVLAIGFRFWSGEHFGQPPTWTDKAKYIQVDPTPTRIGWQVNADLPMVGDPKLVLQQMIKRIKELKLDFSKNKASPWVKQVWETRQRFDNQIKEQNAKVSKNQPIHPARLCEDLITVLDKNATTVIDSFTLSGWMSRAFTCRFMGQVVDAGPLAPVGHGVGMGIGAQLARPGQQIVVISGDGGLGIGGWDMETAARYKLPVITVLWNNSSWGPNFDQMPGLAGNTDPFNMLPNIRYDKIFAEMGCHGEQVETADQIIPALERAFKSGKPAMINVLGDVRVGNATLGGNLLGSTGSN
- the tgt gene encoding tRNA guanosine(34) transglycosylase Tgt, whose translation is MSGPIEFRVTAVDGDARTGRIVTPHGAVATPAFMPVGTRGAVKAMAPDELRSMGYTMVLANAYHLAIRPGAGLIGELGGVARFMGFPGAVLTDSGGFQAMSLAKISSINEEGIRFRSHLDGASLMLTPESAIEIQQQLGADIMMALDECTPYPAEHRRALMSLELTARWAERSLAARISTTQALFGIIQGSIFADLRKTSASQITSIGFDGYAAGGLSVGEPKAAMLEMAALSASMMPAGKPRYLMGVGTPADLLAAIAMGFDLFDCVLPTRNARNGCAFTSQGRISIKQAAHARDSMPLDPACECRPCRTHSRAYLRHLYLSGEILAARALTEHNLHFYASLMRDCRDAIASGNFKAYAMDASAGWDNDSAAEPVEESF
- a CDS encoding BamA/TamA family outer membrane protein, whose protein sequence is MRRVLASLIIITALVAARSTAHAFSLIDPGTWNWPQYDWNSFNIKDPNSWPFIPVPEVATDPNGGVTYGVLPVWLFTDDKNQISSILAPDINANSTLGPGGNFRYLGYPSADTQWYTVAGAEEIIARKVDLDYQTGREHKHWWSFEGRFYFERDPTERFFGTGNNSRWGNQTNYTTEQLYGEATFGLNLTEKLQVSLMERPRYVRILAGGFTSLPDIHTLFPKQKGLNGGTEVLSQAMIQYDSRDSVDIPRSGTLGRLYYGNADRRFGSSVSYNRFGGEVRQYYSVGDRITFAGHIFNEYEPAGNEMPFWSQARLGGQESLLTDQETLRGYGAGRFIDNNLFVMNVEMRTRVWEKNIFGTHGELEVAPFAEAGRVSHDMGYDPFSDMHPVGGIGFRGIAEPFVVGFVDVGWGGEGAAIFSGINYPF
- the queA gene encoding tRNA preQ1(34) S-adenosylmethionine ribosyltransferase-isomerase QueA, with protein sequence MRLSELDYDLPEELIAQAPLARRDEARLLVLDRKSKSVEHSRFYKLVRHLREGDLLVLNDTRVLPARLFAQKESGGRVELLMVRPAGPLEGPAGAWIALIRTHRVLKDNARLVLSDGHALRIAGYARPGRPIVVAEGESGVSIEQILERAGTLALPHYIHRSAGPADIDDYQTVYAARPGAIAAPTAGLHFTAEAFKALADAGIRTATVTLHIGPGTFAPVRAVEVESHTMESEWYTITPATQAAIEHARRIGGRIIAVGTSSTRALESWAITGDVEGFTGLFIHPGFRFKLTDAMLTNFHMPRTTVLALAMAFAGRDHILGAYREAIRHRYRFLSYGDAMLIL